A single genomic interval of Streptomyces graminofaciens harbors:
- a CDS encoding serine/threonine-protein kinase: protein MQGLLLAGRYRLVDILGSGGMGRVWRAHDEVLHRAVAIKELTAALYVSENEQTVLLKRTRAEARAAARINHSAVVTVHDVLEHDGRPWIVMELVEGRSLADEVRDAGRVEGREAARIGLWVLRALRAAHDAGVLHRDVKPGNVLLAEDGRVMLTDFGIAQVEGDTTITRTGEIVGSVDYIAPERVRGHEPGPGSDLWSLGATLYTAVEGKSPFRRTTPLTTMQAVVGEEAAEPTAAGPLAPVITALLCKDPAVRPGIAEAEQMLAEAAEGRRPRVAQAHVPTQRQTGAEGTPSTAGAAGTGRTGDTTGTAATTAAAGSAATTAAAAGTSSAGVTVPRGPHGGGAYLAAYHSGAVTPATPIPPVVMAHQPSSVGAKQRGRGRKFVIVILLAALVGGGGAAAMYFADKWRQEDSSSTSGESGATGATGASKSTGTPDKGTDDEQRTDDEQRTVGGVPDGWVRVDDPAGFGLALPKGWKRQVDGAQIDYTPDGGEHFVRVAVDDSPDFDSPYHHQLDLEEQLQRLSGYQRVSLEENTYRDRPGALWDFTWTALAKDTEFPGPRRAVEQTYLDRDGVEYTIYMSAPAADWATAKEQFDAVLRGWRPPRN from the coding sequence ATGCAGGGCCTGCTCCTCGCGGGCCGCTACCGGCTCGTCGACATCCTGGGCAGTGGTGGGATGGGCCGGGTGTGGCGTGCGCACGACGAGGTGCTGCACCGGGCGGTCGCGATCAAGGAGTTGACCGCGGCACTCTACGTGTCGGAGAACGAGCAGACGGTACTGCTCAAGCGGACCCGCGCCGAGGCGCGCGCGGCCGCGCGGATCAACCACTCGGCCGTCGTCACCGTGCACGACGTGCTGGAGCACGACGGCCGGCCGTGGATCGTCATGGAACTGGTCGAGGGACGCTCGCTGGCCGACGAGGTCAGGGACGCGGGGCGAGTCGAGGGGCGCGAGGCGGCGCGCATCGGCCTATGGGTGCTGCGCGCGCTGCGGGCCGCACACGACGCCGGGGTGCTGCACCGCGATGTGAAGCCGGGGAACGTGCTGCTCGCCGAGGACGGCCGGGTCATGCTGACCGACTTCGGCATCGCCCAGGTCGAGGGCGACACGACCATCACTCGCACCGGGGAGATCGTCGGTTCCGTCGACTACATCGCCCCCGAACGAGTGCGCGGGCACGAGCCGGGGCCCGGCTCCGACCTCTGGTCGCTGGGCGCCACGCTGTACACGGCGGTGGAGGGCAAGTCGCCGTTCCGGCGCACCACACCGCTCACGACCATGCAGGCCGTCGTCGGCGAGGAGGCCGCCGAGCCGACGGCCGCGGGCCCGCTGGCGCCCGTCATCACCGCGCTGCTGTGCAAGGACCCCGCCGTACGGCCGGGAATCGCGGAGGCCGAGCAGATGCTCGCGGAGGCGGCGGAGGGCCGACGGCCGAGGGTGGCACAGGCACATGTGCCCACGCAGCGGCAGACGGGGGCGGAGGGAACGCCGAGTACCGCAGGGGCTGCGGGAACAGGGCGTACGGGCGACACGACGGGTACGGCCGCTACGACTGCCGCGGCGGGTTCGGCGGCTACGACTGCCGCGGCGGCGGGCACGTCCTCGGCGGGAGTCACTGTTCCGCGCGGCCCCCACGGCGGAGGGGCGTACCTGGCCGCCTACCACTCCGGGGCCGTCACACCCGCCACACCCATCCCACCTGTCGTCATGGCCCATCAGCCGTCCTCCGTCGGCGCGAAGCAGCGCGGCCGCGGTCGTAAGTTCGTGATCGTCATCCTGCTGGCCGCGCTCGTCGGAGGTGGTGGGGCCGCGGCGATGTACTTCGCGGACAAGTGGCGTCAGGAGGACTCCTCCAGTACGTCCGGGGAGTCCGGTGCGACGGGTGCGACGGGTGCGTCCAAATCAACCGGTACGCCGGACAAGGGGACCGACGACGAGCAGCGGACCGACGACGAGCAGCGGACCGTCGGCGGTGTACCCGACGGCTGGGTGCGTGTCGACGACCCGGCGGGTTTCGGCCTCGCCCTGCCCAAGGGCTGGAAGCGGCAGGTGGACGGCGCGCAGATCGACTACACGCCCGACGGCGGTGAGCACTTCGTACGGGTCGCCGTCGACGACTCGCCGGACTTCGACAGCCCCTATCACCACCAGCTCGACCTCGAGGAGCAGTTGCAGCGGCTCAGCGGCTACCAGAGGGTGAGCCTGGAGGAGAACACCTACCGCGACCGGCCCGGCGCGCTGTGGGACTTCACCTGGACCGCGCTGGCGAAGGACACCGAGTTCCCCGGGCCGCGCCGGGCCGTCGAACAGACGTATCTCGACCGGGACGGCGTGGAGTACACGATCTACATGTCCGCGCCCGCGGCGGACTGGGCCACCGCGAAAGAGCAGTTCGACGCGGTGCTGCGCGGCTGGCGGCCTCCGCGGAACTGA
- a CDS encoding serine/threonine-protein kinase: MGTEGESVRVIAGRYRLEARIGRGGMGIVWRATDQLLGRRVAVKELAFDPSLPQEESRQQRERTLREARAVARLSHPHIIVVHDVVEEDERPYIVMELIDGGSLAERIAAHGPVDAREAARIGIDLLGALRRAHDAGVLHRDLKPANVLVEAGTDRVVLTDFGIAQVAGATTLTESGAFVGSPEYTAPERMSGVRTGPESDLWSLGALLCTVLSGESPFRRDSLGGVLHAVVFDEIRPPAQAAPLLPVVRGLLERDPDLRLDAAEAERLLQAFRDTGRTPKPATGHTQGRHTHGRHTPGRHTPGLHLPGRYTPTRRDVPHPTPPPSPPPVHDDAGAGPEPAEGPGPSEAAHREQPLQSPPQQQPPRPHSTRSVLVAAALVAAMAGAGVSAAALLLRDGSGEGVGTPTSSAPRTPDASEPAETQGTGGTPTTPSGGSSSTPSSVTPSATNTRSGAATAPTVPSGYRLAEDERGFSLAVPEDFTRVPQGKRVFYMSPGETFRIGIKLAEPEEGGPLGVMRRAHAKGPSTNPGYHDGRVTETTHDGRPAALWEFTWDGFSEAEGARHTYDLCWEQDGRLYDVWVSAPVGNVSEAKEYFDVAVDTFVRN; the protein is encoded by the coding sequence ATGGGGACCGAGGGGGAGAGCGTCCGTGTCATAGCGGGCCGATACCGGCTGGAGGCCAGAATCGGCCGCGGCGGTATGGGCATCGTATGGCGTGCCACCGACCAGCTCCTCGGACGGCGCGTGGCGGTCAAGGAGCTCGCCTTCGACCCCTCGCTCCCGCAGGAGGAGTCCCGGCAGCAGCGTGAGCGCACCCTGCGCGAGGCGCGGGCGGTCGCACGGCTGAGCCACCCCCACATCATCGTCGTGCACGACGTCGTCGAGGAGGACGAACGCCCGTACATCGTGATGGAGCTGATCGACGGCGGTTCGCTCGCGGAGCGGATCGCGGCGCATGGCCCGGTGGACGCCCGCGAGGCCGCCCGGATCGGCATCGATCTGCTGGGCGCGTTGCGCCGGGCCCACGACGCCGGGGTTCTGCACCGGGATCTCAAGCCGGCGAACGTCCTGGTGGAGGCGGGTACCGACCGGGTCGTGCTCACCGACTTCGGCATCGCCCAGGTCGCGGGCGCGACCACGCTCACCGAGAGCGGTGCCTTCGTCGGTTCGCCCGAGTACACGGCACCCGAGCGGATGTCCGGCGTCCGCACCGGGCCGGAGTCCGACCTGTGGTCGCTGGGCGCGCTGCTCTGCACGGTCCTGAGCGGTGAATCGCCGTTCCGGCGGGACTCGTTGGGCGGGGTCCTGCACGCCGTCGTCTTCGACGAGATCCGGCCACCGGCACAGGCCGCGCCCCTGCTCCCCGTCGTACGGGGCCTGCTGGAGCGCGACCCGGACCTACGGCTCGACGCGGCCGAGGCGGAGCGGTTGCTGCAGGCCTTCCGGGACACGGGCCGTACGCCGAAGCCGGCGACGGGGCACACACAGGGCAGGCACACGCACGGCAGGCACACTCCGGGCAGGCACACCCCCGGGCTTCATCTGCCTGGCCGGTACACACCGACCCGGCGGGACGTACCGCATCCGACACCGCCCCCGTCCCCGCCTCCGGTGCACGACGATGCCGGGGCCGGGCCCGAGCCCGCTGAGGGACCCGGTCCCTCGGAGGCAGCTCACCGCGAACAGCCCCTGCAGTCGCCACCGCAACAGCAGCCGCCGCGACCGCATTCCACGCGGAGTGTGCTGGTCGCGGCCGCGCTGGTGGCGGCCATGGCCGGTGCGGGCGTCTCGGCGGCGGCCCTGCTGCTGCGGGACGGGAGCGGCGAGGGGGTCGGTACGCCGACGAGTTCGGCTCCCCGTACGCCGGACGCATCGGAGCCGGCGGAAACGCAGGGAACAGGGGGAACACCGACCACCCCGAGCGGTGGTTCCAGCTCGACCCCGTCGTCCGTGACGCCCTCGGCGACGAACACGCGCTCGGGGGCGGCCACCGCGCCCACCGTGCCCTCCGGGTACCGGCTCGCCGAGGACGAGCGGGGGTTCAGCCTCGCCGTGCCGGAGGACTTCACGCGGGTGCCGCAGGGGAAGCGGGTGTTCTACATGTCGCCGGGGGAGACCTTCCGCATCGGCATCAAACTCGCCGAGCCGGAGGAGGGCGGGCCACTCGGCGTGATGCGGCGCGCGCACGCGAAGGGGCCCTCCACGAACCCCGGGTACCACGACGGCCGGGTCACCGAGACCACGCACGACGGCCGGCCCGCCGCGCTCTGGGAGTTCACCTGGGACGGCTTCAGCGAGGCCGAGGGGGCGCGGCACACGTACGACCTCTGCTGGGAGCAGGACGGACGCCTGTACGACGTGTGGGTGTCGGCGCCGGTCGGGAACGTGAGCGAGGCGAAGGAGTACTTCGACGTGGCGGTGGACACCTTCGTACGTAACTAA
- a CDS encoding serine/threonine-protein kinase produces the protein MSSNGGAPYGSDDTTSFELQPPQPIVPYPGNPYAQPAQVAPQLPPPSLQDPGTGRLIAGRYRLLAKLGHGGMGTVWRAKDETVDREVAVKEPRVPDHLSERERANAYERMRREARAAARLDHPSVVNVHDVAVVDGRPWIVMELVRGRSLGAALQEGTLGVREAARIGLEVLGALEAAHTAGILHRDVKPDNVLLGRHDRVVLTDFGIAQIEGETNLTDTGGFVGSPEYIAPERVLGQRPGPASDLWSLGVVLYAATEGVSPFRRSNTPATLQSVLNSTPAPPASASGPLAEVINGLLEKDPARRPTAARVRDLLEQAANPPAPAPTQVVHHTAALAAPAVGKGVRLGPKTLLGLGAAVVAAAVTAYLVVADPFAGPLPDGWKQRDLGTKVGVSIGMPAEFTKDKIDPEETDGTIAQYSDPSGLIRIAVDRDIKKDDEEGEIPETALDKAFEDWTGLKDGEYTIDIADEPAPKGGPKETKYQGRDAAENTVVYTTTDSRAPRLREARFLYYRATGGDMYRLWIDCPGKGHFTEEGREIARTVVETLEIDNL, from the coding sequence ATGAGCAGCAACGGGGGAGCCCCTTACGGGTCCGACGACACGACCAGTTTCGAACTGCAACCGCCGCAGCCGATCGTGCCGTATCCGGGGAACCCGTATGCGCAACCCGCGCAAGTGGCTCCCCAGTTGCCCCCGCCGTCGCTCCAGGACCCCGGTACCGGACGCCTCATCGCTGGTCGTTACCGGCTGCTCGCCAAGCTCGGGCACGGCGGTATGGGTACGGTCTGGCGGGCCAAGGACGAGACGGTGGACCGGGAGGTCGCCGTAAAGGAGCCCCGCGTACCGGACCATCTTTCCGAGCGTGAACGGGCCAACGCCTACGAGCGGATGCGGCGGGAGGCGCGCGCGGCGGCCCGGCTCGACCATCCGTCGGTCGTCAACGTGCACGACGTGGCCGTCGTGGACGGCCGGCCGTGGATCGTGATGGAGCTGGTGCGGGGCCGTTCGCTGGGCGCCGCGCTCCAGGAGGGCACCCTCGGGGTGCGTGAAGCGGCGAGAATCGGCCTCGAGGTGCTGGGCGCGCTGGAGGCCGCGCACACGGCGGGCATCCTGCACCGCGACGTCAAGCCCGACAACGTCCTCCTCGGCCGCCACGACCGGGTCGTCCTCACCGACTTCGGTATCGCCCAGATCGAGGGCGAGACCAATCTGACGGACACCGGCGGCTTCGTCGGCTCGCCCGAGTACATCGCGCCCGAGCGGGTTCTCGGCCAGCGCCCCGGCCCTGCCTCGGACCTCTGGTCGCTCGGGGTCGTCCTCTACGCGGCCACGGAGGGCGTCTCCCCGTTCCGCCGCAGCAACACCCCGGCGACCCTGCAGTCCGTGCTCAACTCCACGCCCGCTCCGCCCGCTTCGGCGAGCGGGCCGCTGGCCGAGGTCATCAACGGCCTGCTGGAGAAGGACCCCGCGCGCCGTCCGACCGCCGCCCGCGTCCGTGACCTGCTGGAACAGGCCGCGAACCCGCCGGCCCCGGCCCCCACCCAGGTCGTCCACCACACGGCCGCCCTGGCCGCCCCGGCCGTCGGCAAGGGCGTACGGCTCGGCCCCAAAACCCTCCTCGGCCTCGGCGCGGCGGTCGTCGCGGCGGCGGTGACGGCGTATCTGGTGGTCGCCGACCCGTTCGCGGGGCCGTTGCCGGACGGGTGGAAGCAGCGGGACCTCGGTACGAAGGTCGGCGTGAGCATCGGCATGCCCGCGGAGTTCACGAAGGACAAGATCGACCCGGAGGAGACGGACGGGACGATCGCGCAGTACAGCGACCCGAGCGGACTGATCCGGATCGCCGTGGACCGCGACATCAAGAAGGACGACGAGGAGGGCGAGATCCCGGAGACCGCGCTCGACAAGGCGTTCGAGGACTGGACCGGCCTCAAGGACGGCGAGTACACCATCGACATCGCCGACGAGCCCGCGCCCAAGGGCGGGCCGAAGGAGACCAAGTACCAGGGCCGCGACGCCGCCGAGAACACCGTCGTCTACACGACGACGGACTCGCGAGCCCCGCGCCTCCGCGAGGCCCGGTTCCTCTACTACAGGGCGACCGGCGGCGACATGTACCGGCTGTGGATCGACTGCCCGGGCAAGGGCCACTTCACCGAGGAGGGCCGGGAGATCGCCAGGACGGTGGTCGAGACCTTGGAGATCGACAACCTGTAG
- a CDS encoding diacylglycerol/lipid kinase family protein, whose protein sequence is MGIELLDGRAHARQRWAARGALGCAGLAVLLPLGYAREASLLLVAGVLIGVGLTLASLWWVLTRRGIVRAAAGALAVAAPVGVIWWFAVVNLLWVVVVSMALWGVAVWSGKFALSSTKSHHVHIPEHHAPPPTRPFLIMNPKSGGGKVDRFRLKEKAERLGATVHLLDPAHHEDVAVLARDAVRNGADLLGVAGGDGTQAQVAAIAAAYDVPLLVISAGTRNHFAMDLGLDRGDPAACLDALTDKGVELHVDLGYASGHPFVNNASFGAYAAVVQSPAYRDDKVGTTLELLPELLTHQRGPRLTARIGDSVIDAPQAVLVSNNVYRSDDLVGLGRRERLDAGVMGVIGVRVDSAAEAAQLLLGANAPGISLLVADQVVVDADQDTIEVGIDGEALVLPTPVSCRIAPGALRVRVPRDRPGVPEPKPPLDWRRLRKLAAAVGRTALPKHRERYGWAQDMWNRWR, encoded by the coding sequence GTGGGCATCGAGCTTCTCGACGGGCGTGCTCACGCCAGACAGAGATGGGCCGCGAGGGGCGCGCTCGGCTGCGCGGGCCTCGCCGTACTGCTGCCGCTCGGCTACGCGCGGGAGGCGAGCCTGCTGCTCGTCGCCGGGGTCCTGATCGGCGTCGGCCTCACCCTGGCCTCGCTCTGGTGGGTACTGACCCGGCGCGGGATCGTCCGGGCGGCGGCGGGCGCGCTGGCCGTGGCCGCGCCGGTCGGCGTGATCTGGTGGTTCGCCGTTGTCAACCTGCTGTGGGTCGTGGTCGTGTCCATGGCCCTGTGGGGCGTGGCCGTCTGGTCCGGGAAGTTCGCGCTCAGCAGCACCAAGTCGCACCACGTGCACATCCCCGAGCATCATGCGCCCCCGCCCACGCGTCCCTTCCTCATCATGAACCCCAAGTCCGGGGGCGGGAAGGTCGATCGGTTCCGGCTGAAGGAGAAGGCCGAGCGGCTCGGGGCCACGGTCCATCTGCTCGATCCCGCGCACCACGAGGACGTCGCCGTGCTGGCGCGGGACGCCGTCAGGAACGGGGCCGACCTGCTCGGCGTCGCCGGTGGGGACGGCACCCAGGCCCAGGTGGCCGCGATCGCGGCGGCGTACGACGTACCCCTCCTCGTCATCTCCGCGGGCACCCGCAACCACTTCGCCATGGACCTCGGGCTCGACCGCGGCGACCCGGCCGCCTGCCTCGACGCCCTCACCGACAAGGGCGTCGAACTGCATGTCGACCTCGGCTACGCGAGCGGCCACCCCTTCGTCAACAACGCCTCGTTCGGCGCGTACGCCGCTGTCGTGCAGAGCCCGGCGTACCGCGACGACAAGGTCGGTACGACGCTGGAGCTGCTGCCGGAGCTGCTCACGCACCAGCGGGGGCCTCGGCTCACCGCCCGCATCGGGGACTCCGTGATCGACGCGCCGCAGGCGGTGCTCGTCAGCAACAACGTCTACCGCAGCGACGACCTCGTCGGGCTCGGCCGCCGGGAGCGGCTGGACGCCGGGGTGATGGGGGTCATCGGCGTCCGGGTCGACAGCGCCGCCGAGGCCGCCCAGCTGCTGCTCGGGGCGAACGCGCCCGGGATCAGCCTCCTCGTCGCCGACCAGGTCGTCGTGGACGCCGACCAGGACACCATCGAGGTCGGCATCGACGGAGAGGCACTCGTCCTGCCCACACCTGTCTCGTGCCGGATCGCGCCGGGCGCGCTGCGGGTACGGGTGCCGCGCGACCGGCCCGGCGTACCGGAGCCCAAACCGCCACTGGACTGGCGCCGGTTGCGCAAGCTCGCGGCGGCGGTCGGCCGCACGGCCCTGCCGAAGCACCGGGAGCGGTACGGGTGGGCGCAGGACATGTGGAACCGGTGGCGCTGA
- a CDS encoding serine/threonine-protein kinase, translated as MSEGEHSRDGLSYDGSRDGSRDGSYSGLSGGEGLPTSRLIGNRYRLTERIGSGGMGTVWKAVDGRVEREVAVKQPRLPRDPEDPEGEARRRAAHRLYREARAAARVDHPSAVTIHDVVNEDGLPWIVMELVRGESLQDVLRRGALSPAESARIGLAVVGALHAAHSVGIVHRDVKPANVLLGPHGRVVLTDFGIAHVQGEESLTVSGEFVGSLEFVAPERMSGHGTAGPPSDLWSLGVLLYTAVEGWSPFRRPALESTLAAVLSDEPPKPERAGPLAPVVVRLLAKDPAERPEADEVAAILEAVAAGREPDEPELGAQRPAGLQQLGEDVGTVRLGGAPARPSSREDAPEAVREEPPEDLQAQLPTEPPVVRHRPTPRPPRRRSGRLLVVSAVTGALLAAGGVWFGTSLVKDDGGELVMGSGTPGDGGGDSPVATSPTPGARWVEHREKALDAVLSLPSPYERLRAQGGEDDQPRTVTYEGEDVIRVRLTLWDEAPASPMKQAKDSTDIVGNDVKSTAQYTSTSFHEQEAVLADTTHYLDGTPTRVMELIVRTDDDRMYELRVDMPKGTADEKKGTAVFKGARDRLKIPTT; from the coding sequence ATGAGCGAGGGCGAACATTCGCGCGACGGACTTTCGTACGACGGATCGCGTGACGGATCGCGTGACGGATCGTACAGCGGGCTTTCGGGTGGCGAAGGTCTGCCGACCAGTCGGCTGATCGGCAACCGCTACCGCCTCACCGAACGCATCGGCTCCGGTGGCATGGGCACCGTGTGGAAGGCCGTCGACGGGCGCGTCGAGCGTGAAGTCGCCGTCAAACAACCCAGGCTGCCGCGCGACCCGGAGGACCCGGAGGGCGAGGCCCGCCGCCGGGCCGCCCACCGGCTCTACCGTGAGGCCCGGGCCGCCGCCCGCGTCGACCACCCGTCCGCCGTCACCATCCATGACGTGGTGAACGAGGACGGACTCCCGTGGATCGTCATGGAGTTGGTCCGTGGCGAGTCCCTCCAGGACGTGCTCCGGCGTGGCGCTCTCTCCCCCGCCGAGTCCGCCCGCATCGGCCTCGCCGTCGTCGGCGCGCTGCACGCCGCGCACAGCGTCGGCATCGTCCACCGTGACGTCAAGCCCGCCAACGTCCTCCTCGGACCGCACGGCCGCGTCGTCCTCACCGACTTCGGCATCGCCCACGTCCAGGGCGAGGAATCGCTGACCGTGAGTGGGGAGTTCGTCGGCTCGCTGGAGTTCGTCGCCCCCGAGCGCATGTCCGGGCACGGCACCGCGGGCCCGCCCTCCGACCTGTGGTCCCTGGGCGTCCTGCTGTACACGGCCGTCGAGGGCTGGTCCCCCTTCCGCCGCCCGGCCCTGGAGTCGACCCTCGCCGCGGTCCTCTCCGACGAGCCGCCGAAGCCCGAGCGGGCGGGCCCCCTCGCCCCGGTCGTCGTCCGTCTGCTGGCCAAGGACCCCGCGGAGCGGCCCGAGGCCGACGAGGTCGCCGCGATCCTGGAGGCGGTGGCGGCGGGCCGTGAGCCGGACGAGCCGGAGCTGGGCGCCCAGCGTCCGGCCGGGCTCCAGCAGTTGGGCGAGGACGTGGGCACGGTACGGCTCGGGGGTGCCCCTGCCCGGCCCTCTTCACGGGAGGACGCGCCGGAAGCCGTACGGGAAGAGCCCCCTGAAGACCTCCAGGCACAACTCCCGACAGAGCCCCCGGTCGTACGACACCGCCCCACCCCCCGCCCGCCCAGGCGCCGCTCGGGCCGGCTCCTCGTGGTCTCGGCGGTCACCGGCGCCCTGCTCGCCGCTGGAGGCGTCTGGTTCGGGACGTCCCTCGTCAAGGACGACGGCGGCGAGTTGGTCATGGGCAGCGGAACGCCCGGGGACGGGGGTGGTGACAGCCCCGTCGCGACCAGCCCCACCCCGGGCGCGCGGTGGGTCGAACACCGCGAGAAGGCCCTCGACGCCGTCCTCTCCCTCCCGAGCCCCTACGAACGGCTCCGCGCGCAGGGCGGCGAGGACGACCAGCCGCGCACGGTCACATACGAGGGCGAGGACGTCATCCGGGTCCGGCTCACGCTGTGGGACGAGGCGCCCGCCTCGCCCATGAAGCAGGCCAAGGACTCCACCGACATCGTGGGGAACGACGTGAAGTCCACCGCGCAGTACACCTCCACCAGCTTCCACGAGCAGGAGGCCGTCCTGGCCGACACCACCCACTACTTGGACGGCACGCCCACCCGCGTCATGGAGCTGATCGTCCGCACCGACGACGACCGGATGTACGAGCTGCGCGTGGACATGCCGAAGGGGACGGCGGACGAGAAGAAGGGCACCGCGGTTTTCAAGGGCGCCCGGGACCGCCTGAAGATCCCCACGACGTGA
- a CDS encoding succinic semialdehyde dehydrogenase, producing the protein MTDSQAPEKTGTARTTGTNPLAPAPQGARTAADVVTPELIAQLTKGVVGSGRTANHTPFTGEKLADLPESTPEDVEKAYERARAAQAVWAQVPVHQRAAVLLRFHDLVLERQAEVLDLIQLETGKARLHAHEEVQAVAVAARHYGRKAPSYLKPKRHTGAVPTLTKVTELRHPRGVVGQIAPWNYPLELSVGDAIPAFVAGNAVVMKPDTETCLTALWARDLLIEAGLPAEVFQVVLGEGPVVGPEVVRHADYVSFTGSTRTGREVARGAADRLVGVSLELGGKNAMLVLKDADIEKAAAGAVRACFSSAGQLCISIERLYVHESIADAFLERFAARTKAMRLGKSLAYGAEMGSLVGERQLETVTRHVDEAVAKGAKVVAGGVARPDIGPYFYEPTILDGVSEPMAVCAEETFGPVVSIYRFSDEDAVIEEANSTAYGLNASVWTKDGRRGREVASRVRAGTVNVNEGYASAYGSVQSPMGGMKDSGLGRRHGSEGILKYTEAQTVAQQRLLPMAPSLGMDDEKYAQFMNRSLRAMKALRLR; encoded by the coding sequence ATGACGGACTCGCAGGCCCCCGAAAAGACCGGCACGGCACGGACGACCGGCACCAACCCCCTCGCGCCCGCCCCGCAGGGCGCCCGCACCGCCGCCGATGTGGTCACGCCGGAGCTGATAGCCCAGCTCACCAAGGGTGTGGTCGGCTCCGGCCGGACCGCCAACCACACGCCGTTCACCGGCGAGAAGCTCGCCGACCTGCCGGAGTCCACCCCCGAGGACGTGGAGAAGGCCTACGAGCGCGCCCGCGCCGCCCAGGCCGTCTGGGCCCAGGTGCCCGTTCATCAACGCGCCGCCGTGCTGCTCCGCTTCCACGACCTGGTCCTGGAACGCCAGGCCGAGGTGCTCGACCTGATCCAGCTGGAGACCGGCAAGGCCCGGCTGCACGCCCACGAGGAGGTCCAGGCCGTCGCGGTCGCGGCCCGCCACTACGGGCGCAAGGCCCCCTCGTACCTGAAGCCGAAGCGGCACACCGGCGCCGTACCCACCCTCACGAAGGTCACCGAACTGCGTCACCCGCGCGGTGTGGTCGGCCAGATCGCCCCCTGGAACTACCCGCTCGAACTCTCCGTCGGCGACGCGATCCCCGCCTTCGTCGCGGGCAACGCGGTCGTGATGAAGCCCGACACGGAAACCTGCCTGACCGCCCTGTGGGCCCGTGACCTGCTCATCGAGGCCGGTCTGCCCGCCGAGGTCTTCCAGGTCGTCCTCGGTGAGGGCCCGGTCGTCGGCCCGGAGGTCGTCAGGCACGCCGACTACGTCTCCTTCACCGGATCCACCCGCACCGGCCGCGAGGTCGCCCGGGGCGCCGCGGACCGCCTGGTCGGCGTCTCCCTCGAACTCGGCGGCAAGAACGCCATGCTGGTCCTCAAGGACGCCGACATAGAGAAGGCGGCCGCCGGTGCCGTCCGGGCCTGCTTCAGCTCGGCCGGTCAGCTCTGCATCTCCATCGAGCGGCTGTACGTCCACGAGTCGATCGCCGACGCCTTCCTGGAGCGCTTCGCCGCCCGCACGAAGGCCATGCGCCTGGGCAAGTCCCTCGCGTACGGCGCCGAGATGGGCTCCCTGGTCGGCGAGCGCCAGCTGGAGACCGTGACCCGGCATGTCGACGAGGCCGTGGCCAAGGGCGCGAAGGTGGTGGCCGGCGGCGTCGCCCGCCCCGACATCGGCCCCTACTTCTACGAGCCGACCATCCTCGACGGCGTCTCCGAACCCATGGCGGTGTGCGCCGAGGAGACCTTCGGCCCGGTCGTCTCCATCTACCGCTTCTCGGACGAGGACGCGGTGATCGAGGAGGCCAACTCCACGGCGTACGGCCTCAACGCGTCCGTCTGGACCAAGGACGGCCGCCGCGGCCGCGAGGTCGCCTCCCGCGTGCGCGCCGGCACGGTCAACGTCAACGAGGGCTACGCCTCCGCCTACGGCAGCGTCCAGTCCCCCATGGGCGGCATGAAGGACTCCGGCCTCGGCCGCCGCCACGGCTC